One genomic region from Candidatus Endomicrobiellum trichonymphae encodes:
- a CDS encoding shikimate kinase, giving the protein MNLVFTGFMGTGKSNTGKIISEKLKMSFFDTDDLVEKKSGFSINDIFKKFGEANFRKMEAETIKEVSEKDSVVISCGGGAVLNPANIANLRKKGIIINLYALAEVIYDRLKDENNRPLLRCEKPLVEIKKLLDFRKSIYADCDFSFDTDGLTAVEVADKVLNNDVIKRLLL; this is encoded by the coding sequence ATGAATTTGGTATTTACCGGTTTTATGGGTACCGGCAAATCGAATACCGGAAAAATCATCTCGGAAAAACTTAAGATGAGTTTTTTTGATACTGATGACTTAGTAGAAAAAAAATCCGGTTTTTCAATAAACGACATTTTTAAGAAATTCGGGGAGGCTAATTTCAGGAAGATGGAAGCCGAAACCATAAAAGAGGTGTCTGAAAAAGACTCTGTCGTAATTTCATGCGGCGGCGGCGCGGTTTTAAATCCTGCAAATATTGCAAATTTAAGAAAAAAAGGAATAATAATAAATCTCTATGCTTTAGCGGAGGTTATATATGATAGGTTGAAAGACGAAAATAATAGACCTCTTTTAAGATGTGAAAAGCCTTTGGTGGAGATAAAGAAACTTTTAGACTTTAGGAAAAGCATTTATGCGGATTGCGATTTTTCTTTTGATACTGACGGTTTGACGGCAGTCGAAGTTGCGGATAAAGTTTTAAATAACGATGTCATAAAAAGATTGTTGCTTTAG
- the porA gene encoding 2-ketoisovalerate ferredoxin oxidoreductase subunit alpha, whose product MIKTVYSKGKLVAKTGNEVVAEAMRQIEPDVVAAYPITPATEIVQIFSQFVADGIVKSEYVAVESEHSAMSATIGASAAGARAMTGTSSQGLSLMWEMLYIASGLRLPIVMAEVNRAISAPINIHGDQSDTMGARDAGWIQIYSENSQEAYDNMIQATRIAEKAKLPTLVTTDGFIISHCMEVVETYPDADVKAFIGKYEPERYLLDIKKPYTLGSIDLQDYYFEHRYQLAQAMRNAKNIVLDVAKDFEKTFGRKYDLCEKYMLDDAEIAIAVIGSTAGTAKVVVNELREKGIKAGLLKIRVYRPFPAEEIAKDLAHVKAVAVMDRADSCSGAFAPVYSDIVASLYASGVTNPKVVNYVYGLGGREINTGHIIGIYEMLCKIASGTEKSSNKVEYINVRIK is encoded by the coding sequence ATGATAAAGACAGTATACTCAAAAGGTAAACTTGTTGCAAAGACCGGCAACGAAGTTGTAGCTGAAGCAATGCGCCAGATAGAGCCGGATGTAGTAGCGGCATATCCTATAACTCCGGCAACTGAAATCGTACAGATTTTCTCACAGTTTGTTGCAGACGGTATTGTAAAAAGCGAGTATGTCGCGGTAGAAAGCGAGCATTCGGCGATGTCGGCTACGATAGGGGCATCGGCAGCCGGCGCAAGAGCAATGACAGGCACTTCTTCACAGGGATTATCTCTTATGTGGGAAATGCTTTATATAGCTTCAGGACTTAGGCTTCCTATAGTTATGGCGGAAGTCAACAGGGCAATTTCTGCTCCGATTAACATTCACGGAGATCAGTCGGATACAATGGGCGCAAGAGATGCGGGATGGATTCAGATATATTCGGAAAACTCGCAGGAAGCTTACGATAATATGATTCAGGCTACAAGAATAGCCGAAAAAGCAAAACTTCCTACGCTTGTGACGACAGATGGGTTTATTATTTCTCATTGTATGGAAGTTGTCGAGACTTATCCTGATGCAGATGTAAAAGCTTTTATAGGTAAATACGAACCTGAAAGATATCTTTTAGATATTAAGAAGCCTTATACGCTAGGTTCAATTGATTTACAAGATTACTATTTTGAACACAGATACCAGCTTGCGCAGGCTATGAGAAATGCGAAAAATATAGTTTTAGATGTTGCGAAAGATTTTGAAAAAACTTTTGGACGCAAATACGATTTATGTGAGAAATATATGCTTGACGATGCAGAAATTGCAATAGCGGTTATAGGTTCAACAGCCGGAACTGCAAAAGTCGTAGTAAATGAATTGAGAGAAAAGGGTATTAAGGCGGGTCTTTTAAAGATAAGAGTTTACAGACCGTTCCCAGCGGAAGAAATTGCAAAAGATTTAGCGCATGTTAAAGCAGTTGCGGTTATGGACAGAGCGGATTCATGTTCCGGTGCATTTGCTCCTGTTTATTCGGATATTGTCGCATCTTTGTATGCCTCGGGAGTTACAAACCCTAAAGTTGTGAATTATGTTTACGGTCTTGGCGGAAGAGAAATCAATACCGGACATATTATCGGTATTTACGAGATGCTTTGTAAAATTGCTTCAGGTACAGAAAAATCGTCAAATAAAGTTGAATATATAAATGTAAGAATAAAATAA
- the aroC gene encoding chorismate synthase has translation MIRFTTAGESHGEGLFVIIEGIPAGLTINSEDIDLELARRQKGYGRGQRMCIETDTVKVFSGMRHTVSLGSPIAMYIANKDFKNWTKIMSPTSVDSEVTPLLRPRPGHADLPGFMKYGVNDFRDILERASARETAARVAAGAVCKALLKEFEISIVSYTSQIGDVTADISSVEECKIWHDAEISCVRCPDAKASEKMIQLIKKAGEKGDTLGGKVVVVTKNVPAGLGSHTQWDLKLDGRLAQSLISIQAVKAVEFGAGTKLASLLGALSHDEIFYDVTRGFYRDTNRAGGIEGGMSNGEPIVVTCTMKAIPSLANPLHSVNLATKETAEAEAIRSDVCAVPAVGIVAEAAIAVELAKALKEKFGGDSLKDMKKNVNIYKERIKVL, from the coding sequence ATGATAAGATTTACTACGGCAGGCGAATCGCACGGAGAAGGACTTTTTGTTATTATTGAGGGGATTCCCGCAGGGCTTACCATAAATTCGGAAGATATAGACTTAGAGCTTGCAAGAAGGCAGAAAGGTTATGGCAGAGGACAGAGAATGTGCATAGAAACGGATACTGTTAAAGTTTTTTCGGGCATGCGACATACAGTATCGCTCGGTTCGCCTATAGCAATGTATATTGCAAATAAAGATTTCAAAAACTGGACGAAAATAATGTCACCTACGTCTGTCGATTCAGAAGTAACGCCCCTTTTAAGACCGCGTCCGGGACACGCCGATTTGCCAGGTTTTATGAAATACGGCGTAAACGATTTTAGAGATATTCTTGAAAGAGCTTCTGCAAGAGAAACTGCGGCAAGAGTAGCAGCCGGCGCTGTATGTAAAGCTCTTTTAAAAGAATTTGAAATAAGTATTGTGTCTTATACGTCGCAGATAGGAGATGTTACTGCGGATATATCTTCTGTTGAAGAATGTAAAATATGGCATGATGCAGAAATATCTTGTGTAAGATGTCCTGATGCAAAAGCAAGTGAAAAAATGATTCAATTGATAAAAAAAGCTGGCGAAAAAGGAGACACTTTAGGCGGTAAAGTCGTTGTTGTGACAAAAAATGTACCGGCGGGACTTGGAAGTCATACCCAATGGGATTTAAAGCTTGACGGGCGTCTTGCGCAGAGTTTAATTTCAATTCAGGCTGTAAAAGCTGTTGAGTTTGGTGCGGGAACAAAACTTGCCTCGCTTTTGGGTGCGTTATCTCATGATGAGATTTTTTATGATGTAACAAGAGGATTTTATAGGGATACAAACAGAGCGGGCGGTATAGAGGGCGGTATGAGTAACGGAGAACCTATTGTTGTGACATGTACGATGAAAGCGATCCCATCTCTTGCTAATCCCCTGCATTCCGTCAATCTTGCCACAAAAGAAACCGCTGAAGCTGAGGCGATAAGAAGTGATGTTTGTGCAGTTCCTGCGGTTGGTATTGTTGCCGAAGCCGCGATTGCTGTAGAACTTGCAAAAGCGTTAAAAGAAAAGTTCGGCGGCGATTCGCTCAAAGATATGAAGAAGAATGTAAATATATATAAAGAGAGAATAAAGGTATTATAA
- a CDS encoding FumA C-terminus/TtdB family hydratase beta subunit, which translates to MKIDLLDLVLNPKMLKAGQRILLSGTVYTARDAAHKRIIDMLDSGSAVPFNLKDAAIYYCGPSPAKPGAVIGACGPTTSSRMDIFTPRILKEGVKFLIGKGTRSESVVNSIEENSVVYLVATGGVAALLSKTVKKAALIAFEDLGPEAIYKLEVEDMPLIVAIDSDGGSVFKL; encoded by the coding sequence ATGAAAATAGATTTATTAGATTTGGTTTTAAATCCTAAAATGCTGAAAGCAGGGCAAAGAATTTTGCTTAGCGGTACTGTTTATACGGCAAGAGATGCTGCTCATAAAAGAATTATAGATATGTTAGACAGCGGTAGTGCGGTTCCTTTTAATTTAAAGGATGCTGCAATTTATTATTGTGGTCCATCGCCTGCAAAACCGGGTGCGGTTATAGGAGCATGCGGTCCTACAACATCTTCAAGAATGGATATTTTTACGCCTAGAATCCTAAAAGAGGGTGTTAAGTTTTTGATTGGAAAAGGAACGCGGTCAGAATCTGTTGTCAATTCAATAGAAGAAAATAGTGTGGTTTATCTCGTTGCGACCGGCGGTGTTGCGGCGCTTCTTTCTAAAACGGTAAAAAAAGCCGCTTTGATTGCTTTTGAAGATTTGGGACCCGAAGCAATTTATAAGCTCGAAGTTGAAGATATGCCGTTGATTGTCGCAATAGACAGTGACGGCGGCAGTGTTTTTAAATTATAA
- the recR gene encoding recombination mediator RecR: MNRPRPVEKMVGIIKKLPGVGHKMAERLSYHILKMPQVEVDRLIDSIQNARRTMKCCSICCNLSEHDPCPICSDVTREKNIVCVVETPQDLIAVSKVEDYKGLYFVLGGALSPLDAVGPDDIRIDKLIKRLKRDSINEVIIATDADSKGEITAVYLADIIKILGIKVTRLGYGLPVGGDIEYADEITISRAIAGRKEM; encoded by the coding sequence ATGAACAGACCGCGGCCCGTAGAGAAAATGGTTGGAATAATAAAAAAACTACCAGGTGTAGGACATAAAATGGCAGAACGTCTGAGCTATCATATATTGAAAATGCCTCAAGTGGAAGTTGACAGACTTATAGATTCTATACAAAATGCGAGACGAACGATGAAGTGTTGCAGCATCTGCTGCAATTTAAGCGAACACGATCCATGTCCTATATGTTCTGATGTTACAAGAGAAAAGAATATTGTATGCGTTGTGGAAACTCCTCAGGATTTAATAGCCGTCAGCAAAGTTGAAGATTATAAAGGGCTTTATTTTGTGCTTGGAGGTGCTTTATCGCCTCTTGATGCGGTAGGTCCTGATGACATAAGAATTGATAAGTTGATAAAGAGATTGAAAAGAGATAGCATTAACGAAGTAATAATTGCTACTGATGCAGACTCTAAGGGCGAAATAACTGCTGTTTACCTTGCAGATATTATTAAAATATTAGGCATTAAGGTCACAAGATTAGGTTATGGTTTACCTGTCGGCGGTGATATTGAGTATGCCGATGAGATAACTATCTCGCGTGCTATTGCAGGACGGAAAGAAATGTAA
- the fba gene encoding class II fructose-1,6-bisphosphate aldolase, with protein sequence MALVSGKQILEEAKKKGYGVGAYNVNNMEQIQAIMAAAKETQSPVIIQASRGALKYSNFTYLGYLMKAAIIENPDIPIVMHLDHGNSLESAIKAIDLGFSSVMIDGSLLEDGKTASTYDYNIKVTRSVVEYAHARGVSVEAEIGTLGGIEDGVGSGKIHLTDPKEAERFVNETDVDSLAIAIGTSHGAYKFKGAANLAFDVLKEIRALIDIPIVLHGASSVPKELTGEVNKYGGKMPGATGVPMSNLQEAIKLGVSKINVDTDGRLALTAAIRKVFTESPEKFDPRDYLGPARTALTNLIITKMKDFGTAGHARDYAPKSLEDIKKLYLSK encoded by the coding sequence ATGGCATTGGTGTCAGGAAAACAAATTTTAGAGGAAGCAAAGAAAAAGGGCTACGGAGTGGGAGCGTACAATGTTAACAATATGGAGCAGATACAGGCAATTATGGCTGCCGCAAAAGAGACACAGTCGCCCGTAATAATTCAGGCGAGTAGAGGTGCTTTAAAGTATTCTAATTTTACATATTTGGGATATTTGATGAAAGCTGCTATTATAGAAAACCCTGATATTCCGATTGTAATGCATTTAGATCACGGCAACTCTTTGGAATCGGCTATAAAAGCTATAGATCTCGGATTTTCATCAGTTATGATAGATGGTTCTCTGTTGGAAGATGGAAAAACGGCTTCAACTTATGATTACAACATAAAAGTTACTCGTTCTGTTGTCGAATACGCGCATGCTAGGGGTGTTTCGGTGGAAGCCGAAATCGGAACTCTCGGCGGTATAGAAGACGGTGTAGGATCAGGTAAAATACATTTGACAGACCCTAAAGAGGCTGAGAGGTTTGTAAATGAAACTGATGTTGATTCTCTGGCTATTGCGATAGGAACTTCGCACGGTGCGTATAAATTTAAGGGCGCCGCAAATCTTGCTTTTGATGTTTTGAAAGAGATCAGAGCTTTGATAGATATTCCTATTGTGTTGCATGGCGCATCATCGGTTCCTAAAGAATTAACTGGCGAAGTAAATAAATACGGCGGAAAAATGCCTGGAGCAACAGGCGTGCCTATGTCAAATCTTCAGGAAGCAATTAAACTTGGTGTATCAAAAATTAACGTTGATACTGACGGAAGACTTGCGCTTACTGCCGCAATAAGAAAAGTTTTTACGGAGTCGCCGGAAAAATTTGATCCCAGGGATTATTTAGGACCTGCAAGAACTGCTCTTACAAATCTTATTATTACAAAGATGAAAGATTTTGGAACTGCGGGACATGCAAGGGATTATGCTCCAAAATCTCTTGAAGATATAAAAAAGCTGTATTTGTCAAAGTGA
- a CDS encoding fumarate hydratase, whose amino-acid sequence MRKIKSEIIINAIENLCAETNFKLPADVLKSLEQNIVLEKDTAKDILKEIIENADIARKEQIPLCQDTGTANFFIKLGRDTEIENGDIYAAVNKGVSLGYTNSYLRKSVASNPLERKNTKDNTPANIYIDLVSGDKIEITFLPKGGGSENASALKMLVPSVGWDGIREFVLSAVDDKGRNACPPLVVGIGIGGDFASVGLMSKKALLREIGSENKNVFYVGKEIELLNDINKLNIGPMGMGGKTTALAVFIEAKPVHIASLPVAVNIQCHSCRRKTVMI is encoded by the coding sequence GTGCGAAAGATAAAATCTGAAATTATCATTAATGCCATAGAAAATTTGTGTGCTGAGACAAATTTTAAACTTCCTGCAGATGTTTTGAAATCTCTGGAACAAAATATTGTTTTGGAAAAAGATACGGCAAAGGATATTTTAAAAGAAATTATTGAAAATGCAGATATAGCAAGAAAAGAACAAATTCCGCTCTGTCAGGATACAGGTACGGCAAATTTCTTTATAAAGCTCGGCAGAGACACAGAGATTGAGAACGGAGATATTTATGCCGCAGTGAATAAAGGAGTTTCTTTAGGATATACAAACAGTTATTTGCGCAAGTCTGTTGCCTCTAATCCTCTTGAAAGAAAAAATACTAAAGACAATACGCCAGCAAATATTTATATTGATTTGGTATCCGGCGATAAAATAGAAATTACTTTTTTGCCTAAAGGAGGCGGGAGCGAGAACGCAAGTGCCTTAAAAATGTTGGTTCCGTCCGTCGGCTGGGACGGGATAAGAGAATTTGTTTTGAGCGCTGTAGATGATAAAGGCAGAAATGCTTGTCCTCCTTTGGTTGTAGGTATCGGTATAGGCGGAGATTTTGCATCTGTAGGTCTTATGTCAAAGAAGGCTCTGCTACGTGAAATAGGCAGTGAGAATAAAAATGTTTTTTACGTCGGAAAAGAAATAGAATTGTTAAATGATATAAATAAGCTAAATATCGGTCCTATGGGTATGGGCGGGAAAACGACTGCTTTGGCGGTATTTATTGAAGCGAAACCGGTACATATCGCCTCGCTTCCTGTCGCTGTAAATATTCAGTGCCATTCCTGCAGAAGAAAAACTGTTATGATATGA
- a CDS encoding acetyl-CoA carboxylase carboxyltransferase subunit alpha — METSFDFEKPIAEINNRIDDLKESSRVGNIDLLAQIEDLEKTRDELRQKIYGSLTAWQRIQIARHPKRPYSADYVKLIFKDFIELHGDRIFGDDQAILCGIAVFNDNPVVVIGHQKGRTLQENMDRNFGMAHPEGYRKAMRIMKLAGKFNRPIITFIDTSGAYPGIAAEERGQAEAIARNLRDMSNLKVPIISIVIGEGGSGGALGIGVSNKVLCLENAYYSVISPEGCAAILFRDGSKASEAAQAMKITAKDLLNLKVIDGIIKEPLGGAHYDPVATAANIKAVLNEYLCKYETMNCKEIADERYLKFRKMGIYEDVAEEKMNVKK, encoded by the coding sequence ATGGAAACGTCTTTTGATTTTGAAAAACCTATTGCTGAAATTAACAATAGAATTGATGATTTAAAAGAATCTTCTCGGGTTGGCAATATAGATTTGTTGGCGCAAATTGAAGATCTTGAAAAAACAAGAGATGAATTGAGGCAAAAGATTTACGGTTCTTTGACAGCTTGGCAGAGGATACAAATCGCAAGACATCCAAAAAGGCCTTACTCTGCAGATTACGTTAAACTTATCTTTAAAGATTTTATAGAACTTCACGGTGACAGAATTTTTGGAGATGATCAGGCGATTTTATGCGGCATTGCTGTGTTCAATGACAATCCCGTTGTTGTTATAGGACATCAAAAAGGCAGAACTCTCCAGGAAAATATGGATAGGAATTTTGGTATGGCACATCCTGAAGGATATAGAAAGGCAATGAGGATTATGAAACTCGCCGGGAAATTTAACAGACCTATAATAACCTTTATAGATACGTCAGGCGCATATCCCGGAATTGCGGCAGAAGAAAGAGGACAGGCGGAAGCTATCGCAAGAAATTTGAGGGATATGTCAAATTTAAAAGTTCCCATTATAAGCATTGTTATCGGTGAGGGCGGTTCCGGCGGAGCTTTGGGTATAGGTGTTTCAAATAAGGTTTTGTGTCTTGAAAATGCTTACTATTCCGTTATTTCTCCGGAAGGCTGTGCCGCCATACTTTTCAGAGATGGCTCAAAAGCATCGGAAGCCGCTCAGGCAATGAAAATAACGGCTAAAGATTTGTTAAATTTAAAAGTTATAGATGGAATTATAAAAGAACCTCTTGGTGGCGCTCATTATGATCCGGTGGCAACGGCGGCAAATATAAAAGCTGTTTTAAACGAGTATCTCTGTAAATATGAGACTATGAACTGTAAAGAAATTGCAGACGAAAGATATTTAAAGTTTAGAAAAATGGGTATCTACGAAGATGTTGCGGAAGAGAAAATGAACGTAAAAAAATGA
- a CDS encoding 2-oxoacid:acceptor oxidoreductase family protein, translating to MSAKMIEVRWHGRGGQGAKTAALLFAEAVLATGKYIQAFPEYGPERMGAPVQSFNRISEAPITIHSGITNPDYAVILDPSLIESVPVTDGIGEKGKVIVNTSFSSSEIAQKLGIDASQVFVVNASRIALETIGRNIPNTPMLGALVKVIGTLDINGVLEDTKVKLTAKFRHKPEVIEGNLASIKCAFGEVKN from the coding sequence ATGTCAGCAAAAATGATTGAAGTTCGTTGGCACGGTCGCGGCGGGCAGGGCGCAAAGACAGCTGCGCTTTTATTTGCCGAAGCTGTTTTGGCAACAGGTAAATATATACAGGCATTCCCTGAATACGGACCTGAAAGAATGGGCGCTCCCGTTCAGTCTTTTAACAGAATCAGCGAAGCTCCCATTACAATCCATTCGGGTATAACAAATCCTGATTATGCTGTTATTTTAGATCCGTCTCTGATAGAATCTGTTCCAGTGACAGATGGTATAGGGGAAAAAGGAAAAGTTATAGTAAATACTTCTTTCAGTTCCTCAGAAATTGCGCAGAAACTCGGTATTGACGCAAGTCAAGTATTCGTTGTTAACGCAAGTCGGATCGCTTTGGAAACGATAGGAAGAAATATACCAAACACTCCTATGCTTGGTGCTTTGGTAAAAGTTATAGGAACTTTGGATATCAACGGCGTTTTAGAGGATACAAAAGTCAAACTTACAGCAAAATTCAGACATAAACCGGAAGTTATTGAAGGGAATCTTGCATCAATAAAATGTGCTTTTGGTGAAGTAAAAAATTAA
- a CDS encoding 4Fe-4S binding protein codes for MKKEERKLTAVEIPIGDIVEAETAVEFNTGSWRSERPVWNKEKCIHCLTCWISCPDSSVKIASDEKRITIVTGIDYDHCKGCGICARECPPKIKAITMEHEKK; via the coding sequence GTGAAAAAAGAAGAAAGAAAATTAACTGCTGTTGAAATACCTATAGGCGATATAGTTGAAGCTGAAACGGCAGTCGAATTTAATACGGGAAGCTGGCGTTCTGAAAGACCCGTATGGAATAAAGAAAAATGCATTCATTGTTTAACATGTTGGATTTCATGCCCTGATTCTTCTGTAAAGATTGCTTCAGATGAAAAGAGAATAACGATTGTTACAGGTATAGATTATGACCATTGCAAAGGTTGCGGAATTTGTGCAAGAGAATGTCCGCCTAAAATTAAAGCAATTACAATGGAACATGAAAAGAAATAA
- a CDS encoding NAD(P)-dependent malic enzyme, producing the protein MQTIKKQKKVDVNKLLKAAEEPSKIARKLHPFYRGKIEVVPKCRVKDFNDFSIWYSPGVAAVCTDIYKNPELVYEYTNKWNSVAVVSDGTRVLGLGDIGPEAGMPVMEGKALLYKYLGGVDAYPICLDTKDEKEIIQTVKILQPSFGGVNLEDIEQPKCFPVLNTLRKECRIPVWHDDQQGTALVTLAGFINALKVVGKKIEKVKIAMLGAGAANICISRLLILYGANPANIIMVDLCGTLHKKRVDLKMCPEKWTLAVDTNVNAVHGGIKEAMENADAVIALSSPGPGVIDKKWIERMAKNPIVFTCANPVPEIWPWEAKEAGAAVVATGRSDFANQVNNSLGFPGVFRGALDVRASTITDTMCITAATELASCIADNEIKPDKILPTMDDWEIFPKVAAALGIKAIKEKVAGKKLSYDKIFNDAKSIIKRSRAITEGMMKSGYIKSAKDKI; encoded by the coding sequence ATGCAAACAATTAAGAAACAGAAAAAAGTTGATGTAAATAAACTTTTGAAAGCGGCAGAGGAACCGTCAAAAATTGCGAGAAAACTCCATCCTTTTTATCGTGGTAAGATTGAGGTTGTTCCTAAATGCAGAGTTAAGGATTTTAATGATTTTTCAATATGGTACAGCCCGGGAGTTGCTGCAGTTTGTACTGATATTTATAAAAACCCGGAACTTGTGTACGAATATACAAATAAATGGAACAGCGTGGCGGTAGTGAGCGATGGAACAAGAGTTCTGGGGCTTGGTGATATAGGACCGGAAGCCGGAATGCCCGTTATGGAGGGTAAAGCTCTTTTATATAAATATCTTGGCGGAGTTGATGCGTATCCGATATGTCTTGATACAAAAGATGAGAAAGAGATAATACAAACCGTGAAAATATTGCAGCCGTCTTTTGGCGGCGTGAATTTGGAAGATATAGAACAGCCGAAGTGTTTTCCTGTATTAAATACTTTGAGGAAAGAATGTCGTATTCCAGTATGGCATGATGATCAGCAGGGAACAGCTCTTGTAACGCTTGCAGGTTTTATAAATGCTTTGAAAGTTGTTGGCAAAAAAATAGAAAAAGTTAAAATTGCGATGCTAGGGGCAGGTGCTGCGAATATATGTATATCGAGACTTTTAATTCTTTACGGTGCGAATCCTGCAAATATAATTATGGTTGACTTGTGCGGAACTTTGCATAAAAAAAGAGTTGATTTAAAAATGTGCCCTGAAAAATGGACATTAGCCGTTGACACTAATGTAAACGCCGTGCACGGCGGAATTAAAGAAGCTATGGAAAATGCCGATGCTGTTATCGCTTTATCATCTCCAGGTCCGGGAGTAATAGATAAAAAATGGATAGAAAGGATGGCTAAAAATCCTATAGTTTTTACATGTGCAAATCCCGTCCCTGAAATTTGGCCTTGGGAAGCTAAAGAAGCGGGAGCAGCCGTAGTTGCAACGGGAAGAAGTGATTTTGCAAATCAGGTAAATAATTCTTTGGGATTTCCTGGAGTTTTCCGAGGAGCTCTTGACGTAAGAGCTTCAACAATTACAGATACTATGTGTATAACGGCCGCAACAGAACTTGCTTCATGTATAGCAGACAATGAAATAAAACCGGATAAAATTCTTCCTACTATGGACGACTGGGAAATTTTTCCTAAAGTTGCCGCCGCGTTAGGCATAAAAGCAATAAAAGAAAAAGTTGCTGGTAAAAAATTAAGTTATGACAAAATTTTTAATGATGCAAAATCTATTATAAAAAGAAGCAGAGCTATAACTGAAGGAATGATGAAAAGTGGTTATATAAAAAGTGCGAAAGATAAAATCTGA
- a CDS encoding thiamine pyrophosphate-dependent enzyme has product MANLKELSKNPERLTGGHRLCAGCGAGIVARQTLIAAGSTPVVITNATGCLEVSTTVFPYTAWKDSFFHSAFENSAATCSGIETAYRSLKAQGKIKDDIRFITFGGDGGTYDIGLQSLSGAMERGHRMLYICYNNEAYMNTGIQRSGATPKGAHTTTAPAGKVRQGKEQNKKDLTQIMIAHDIPYVAQAYVGNWNDFITKVQKALAVDGPSFINILTPCRLGWAYKPEDTMLISRLAVETCVWPSFEVENGVYKINVIPKEKKPVIEFLKLQGRFKHLFRSDNAHILETIQKGVDEKWDLLQRRSAVGCRA; this is encoded by the coding sequence ATGGCAAATTTGAAAGAATTAAGCAAAAACCCAGAGCGGTTGACAGGCGGACACCGTCTTTGCGCTGGCTGCGGTGCAGGTATAGTTGCGAGGCAGACTTTAATAGCCGCCGGTAGCACGCCGGTTGTTATTACAAACGCTACAGGGTGTTTGGAAGTTTCGACGACGGTTTTCCCTTATACGGCATGGAAAGATTCTTTTTTTCACAGTGCTTTTGAAAATTCGGCGGCAACATGCAGCGGCATTGAAACTGCATATAGAAGTTTAAAAGCACAGGGGAAAATTAAAGACGATATAAGGTTTATAACTTTTGGTGGTGATGGTGGAACTTATGACATAGGTTTACAGTCTTTGTCGGGTGCAATGGAGAGAGGGCACAGAATGCTTTATATATGTTATAACAATGAAGCATATATGAACACCGGAATCCAAAGATCTGGGGCAACTCCTAAAGGAGCTCATACGACAACAGCTCCTGCGGGAAAAGTGCGGCAGGGTAAAGAACAAAATAAAAAAGATTTAACGCAGATAATGATTGCTCACGATATTCCTTATGTTGCGCAGGCTTATGTTGGAAACTGGAATGATTTTATAACAAAAGTTCAGAAAGCTTTGGCAGTTGACGGACCGTCATTTATAAATATTTTAACGCCTTGCAGACTGGGCTGGGCATATAAACCGGAAGATACGATGTTGATTTCAAGACTTGCGGTTGAAACCTGTGTTTGGCCTTCTTTTGAGGTTGAAAATGGCGTTTATAAAATAAATGTTATACCTAAGGAAAAGAAGCCTGTAATAGAATTCTTAAAACTTCAGGGAAGGTTTAAACATCTTTTCAGATCCGATAACGCTCATATTCTTGAGACAATTCAGAAAGGCGTTGACGAAAAATGGGATCTTTTACAACGTAGGTCAGCCGTCGGCTGTCGAGCATAA